The Anas acuta chromosome 2, bAnaAcu1.1, whole genome shotgun sequence genome contains a region encoding:
- the LOC137851602 gene encoding feather keratin 1-like: MSCFDICRPCGPTPLANSCNEPCVRQCEDSRVVIQPPTVLVTLPGPILSSFPQNTAVGSSASAAVGSNLSSQGVPISGGGFGGFGLGGLGGLGCISGGRACYPC; encoded by the coding sequence ATGTCCTGCTTCGACATCTGCCGCCCCTGCGGACCCACCCCGCTGGCTAAcagctgcaacgagccctgTGTCAGGCAGTGCGAGGACTCCCGCGTCGTCATCCAGCCTCCGACCGTGCTGGTCACCCTGCCAggacccatcctcagctccttcccccagaacaccGCCGTTGGATCCTCCGCATCAGCTGCCGTGGGCAGCAACCTCAGCTCCCAGGGAGTGCCCATCTCTGGAGGCGGCTTCGGAGGCTTTGGCCTGGGAGGCTTGGGAggcctgggctgcatctctGGCGGAAGAGCCTGCTACCCCTGCTAA